A DNA window from Pyrus communis chromosome 3, drPyrComm1.1, whole genome shotgun sequence contains the following coding sequences:
- the LOC137729445 gene encoding deSI-like protein At4g17486 isoform X1: protein MKSGPKDGWHSIMPLCLRGKAASRFCMFPKVKAEDYIQGSAPVYLNVYDLTPANGYVYWAGLGIFHSGVEVHGVEYAFGAHEYSSSGVFEVEPRQCPGFKFRRSIFIGMTCLDPFQVREFMERQSAIYIGDSYHLIVKNCNHFCEDICYKLTGKRIPNWVNRLARIGSLCNCILPDALKTTTIPHDPNFKGCESEKKRLRSAFTCLSSMSLPQREVSMSSLFLHSHYKGCLPPWEFKRSRNGSLKEG, encoded by the exons ATGAAATCAGGACCAAAGGATGGCTGGCACTCTATTATGCCTCTTTGTTTGAGAGGCAAAGCAGCCTCACGTTTTTGCATGTTTCCAAAAGTGAAGGCAGAAGACTACATTCAAGGGAGCGCACCTGTCTATCTTAATGTATATGATTTGACACCGGCAAATGGCTATGTCTATTGGGCAGGCCTTGGCATCTTTCACTCCGGGGTGGAAG TTCATGGGGTGGAATATGCCTTTGGAGCCCATGAGTACTCATCAAGCGGTGTCTTTGAGGTTGAACCTCGACAATGCCCTGGCTTCAAGTTTAGAAGGTCAATTTTCATTGGCATGACATGCTTGGATCCTTTCCAGGTTAGAGAGTTCATGGAGCGTCAATCTGCCATCTACATTGGTGACTCGTACCACTTGATTGTCAAGAACTGCAACCATTTCTGTGAAGATATATGTTATAAGCTGACTGGGAAGCGAATACCCAACTGGGTCAATCGACTCGCAAGAATAG GTTCTCTATGCAACTGTATACTCCCAGACGCCCTAAAGACGACCACTATTCCTCATGACCCCAATTTCAAAGGATGCGAAAGTGAAAAAAAGAGACTAAGAAGTGCCTTCACTTGCTTGTCGTCAATGTCGCTGCCACAGAGGGAAGTATCAATGTCGTCATTGTTCCTACATTCTCACTATAAAGGCTGCCTACCACCATGGGAATTTAAAAGGTCTAGAAATGGCTCATTGAAGGAAGGTTGA
- the LOC137729445 gene encoding deSI-like protein At4g17486 isoform X2 produces the protein MKSGPKDGWHSIMPLCLRGKAASRFCMFPKVKAEDYIQGSAPVYLNVYDLTPANGYVYWAGLGIFHSGVEVHGVEYAFGAHEYSSSGVFEVREFMERQSAIYIGDSYHLIVKNCNHFCEDICYKLTGKRIPNWVNRLARIGSLCNCILPDALKTTTIPHDPNFKGCESEKKRLRSAFTCLSSMSLPQREVSMSSLFLHSHYKGCLPPWEFKRSRNGSLKEG, from the exons ATGAAATCAGGACCAAAGGATGGCTGGCACTCTATTATGCCTCTTTGTTTGAGAGGCAAAGCAGCCTCACGTTTTTGCATGTTTCCAAAAGTGAAGGCAGAAGACTACATTCAAGGGAGCGCACCTGTCTATCTTAATGTATATGATTTGACACCGGCAAATGGCTATGTCTATTGGGCAGGCCTTGGCATCTTTCACTCCGGGGTGGAAG TTCATGGGGTGGAATATGCCTTTGGAGCCCATGAGTACTCATCAAGCGGTGTCTTTGAG GTTAGAGAGTTCATGGAGCGTCAATCTGCCATCTACATTGGTGACTCGTACCACTTGATTGTCAAGAACTGCAACCATTTCTGTGAAGATATATGTTATAAGCTGACTGGGAAGCGAATACCCAACTGGGTCAATCGACTCGCAAGAATAG GTTCTCTATGCAACTGTATACTCCCAGACGCCCTAAAGACGACCACTATTCCTCATGACCCCAATTTCAAAGGATGCGAAAGTGAAAAAAAGAGACTAAGAAGTGCCTTCACTTGCTTGTCGTCAATGTCGCTGCCACAGAGGGAAGTATCAATGTCGTCATTGTTCCTACATTCTCACTATAAAGGCTGCCTACCACCATGGGAATTTAAAAGGTCTAGAAATGGCTCATTGAAGGAAGGTTGA